A genome region from bacterium SCSIO 12844 includes the following:
- a CDS encoding IS4 family transposase — protein MAYKRIAVPIFWLSLNKRGNSSTRERIALIERFISVFGTKHIAGILGDREFVGKKWFSYLKDRQLPFYIRIKRNNKTKDPKDGTTEIARLFRSLSFQEAILLKGKRLLYGHQVFVTGAKIEGDYLIVISNKKPPKHNSLEAIDIYAIRWRIETLFGCLKSRGFNFEDTHITHRKRIKQMIAVLTIAFCWAQLTGQWRCNNEKKIIIKKHGRPQHSVFRYGLNWINEKLFKRGQQLQVLTKITLRIFDIGIDRAMNQWL, from the coding sequence ATGGCTTACAAACGAATAGCTGTTCCCATATTTTGGCTTTCGCTTAATAAAAGAGGTAATTCTTCAACTCGAGAGCGTATTGCTTTAATTGAACGTTTCATTAGTGTTTTTGGCACAAAGCATATTGCTGGTATTTTAGGTGATCGAGAGTTTGTAGGAAAAAAATGGTTTAGTTACTTAAAAGATCGACAATTGCCTTTTTACATACGAATCAAAAGAAATAATAAAACAAAAGACCCAAAAGATGGAACTACCGAAATTGCTCGTTTATTTAGAAGTTTATCATTTCAAGAGGCAATATTACTTAAAGGAAAGCGACTACTTTATGGCCATCAAGTATTTGTAACTGGGGCAAAGATTGAAGGTGATTATCTAATTGTAATTAGTAACAAAAAACCACCTAAACATAATTCATTAGAAGCCATTGACATTTATGCAATTAGATGGCGAATAGAGACATTATTTGGGTGTTTAAAATCCAGGGGTTTTAACTTTGAAGATACTCATATCACCCACAGAAAACGAATTAAACAAATGATCGCTGTACTGACTATTGCTTTCTGTTGGGCTCAACTTACTGGACAATGGCGTTGTAATAATGAGAAGAAAATTATAATTAAAAAGCATGGGCGCCCTCAACATAGTGTATTTAGATATGGTTTAAATTGGATTAATGAAAAACTATTTAAGCGAGGTCAGCAGCTGCAAGTACTAACAAAAATAACACTTCGAATATTTGATATTGGGATAGATAGAGCTATGAATCAATGGTTATAG
- a CDS encoding IS4 family transposase — translation MMKHINELQQSLKHYFNLSFWNTECLTYFIIALQIINDVNLSQIAKCFPSKASTTSCYRRLQRFITRFEISFLSLWKLVDTIFNLSDQVILCMDRTNWKFGKVHINFLMIAIAYKGVAIPVIWSLLPQRKRGNSKAIDRQRLFDQLLEFIPATRIKTLLCDREFIDGNWIAYLSSKQVKFIIRAKGNYLASNKKISKLFLTLKASQARTLHNTKCIVGCDLYVSGLRLPTDELVIVVTREFNLNALDQYKIRWEIESFFSAIKKRGFNFENTHLTDMQKLSRLMFVVSIALIWSYRTGEILESIKPIKIKKHGFKAKSLIKIGTETIAKSLARAINSSEYICNIIKATFKPKISISQRMALVGVM, via the coding sequence ATGATGAAACACATCAATGAATTACAACAGTCACTGAAGCACTATTTTAACTTATCTTTTTGGAATACTGAATGCCTAACTTACTTTATTATTGCCCTACAGATAATAAATGATGTTAATCTTTCACAAATTGCTAAATGCTTTCCATCAAAAGCATCAACTACGTCATGTTATAGACGTCTTCAACGTTTTATCACAAGGTTTGAAATATCTTTTCTTAGCCTCTGGAAACTAGTCGACACCATTTTCAATTTATCTGATCAAGTCATATTATGCATGGATAGAACTAACTGGAAGTTTGGCAAGGTACATATTAATTTTCTAATGATTGCTATTGCTTATAAAGGTGTTGCAATTCCTGTGATTTGGTCACTGCTTCCTCAGCGAAAGAGAGGTAACTCAAAAGCCATTGATAGGCAGAGACTATTTGATCAACTACTTGAATTTATTCCTGCAACTAGAATTAAAACACTTTTATGTGATCGTGAATTTATTGATGGAAATTGGATAGCTTATTTGTCTAGCAAACAAGTTAAATTTATTATTCGAGCCAAAGGTAATTATCTAGCTTCTAATAAAAAGATTTCAAAATTATTTCTAACTCTTAAAGCTTCACAAGCAAGAACACTTCATAATACAAAGTGTATAGTAGGGTGCGATTTATATGTTTCAGGACTGCGACTGCCTACAGATGAATTAGTTATTGTTGTAACTAGAGAGTTTAACCTAAATGCACTCGATCAATATAAAATAAGATGGGAGATTGAGTCATTTTTTTCAGCTATTAAAAAACGTGGTTTTAATTTTGAGAATACCCACTTAACTGATATGCAAAAACTTTCAAGGCTTATGTTTGTTGTATCCATTGCATTAATATGGTCTTATCGTACAGGTGAAATATTAGAAAGCATTAAACCTATTAAAATTAAAAAGCATGGATTTAAAGCTAAGTCTTTGATTAAAATTGGTACTGAAACTATTGCTAAATCGCTAGCTAGAGCCATTAATTCTTCAGAGTATATCTGTAATATTATCAAAGCTACATTTAAACCTAAAATATCAATTAGTCAAAGAATGGCTCTGGTAGGTGTCATGTAG
- a CDS encoding SLC13/DASS family transporter → MYLFQVVITIITLLIVLSAFISRRFSPYPIVICAAILLFISQTLSLHDVKHVALNSGPITIICLFIITSALRKTGLIYQIGRWILKLNDYNQYLTWICAFACVLILSAFINNTPIVLVMAPVIAKIARANRKKPAKFLIPLSYVSILGGMCTLIGTSTNIITNDVATSLGLQSFNIFEITIPGMIAAAIGTIYLLLVGTRYIPNTRIIDGKDLKLYSVKFHPKKASIALIVLALIVLLATFNLFNIASLAIIGAIVVLACQCIGIKEALKAVEWKLILLIYAMLALSVSANNLGIIHYLVHHAFSMIEIDNPIILFMFIYIITTLLTEILTNNAVAILITPIVIQISLSLGFEPTPFIAAVMFGASASFSTPMGYQTNTYIYTLGNYHLFDFVKVGLPLDFIVFVSLTIVAYFYWF, encoded by the coding sequence ATTGTTATCTGTGCAGCAATTTTATTGTTTATCAGTCAAACTTTAAGCTTACACGATGTTAAACATGTCGCCCTTAATAGTGGCCCAATTACCATTATCTGCTTATTTATTATTACTTCAGCCTTAAGAAAAACAGGGCTTATCTATCAAATCGGTCGCTGGATATTAAAACTGAATGATTATAATCAATACTTAACATGGATTTGTGCATTTGCATGCGTATTAATTTTATCTGCTTTTATTAATAATACACCGATTGTACTTGTCATGGCACCAGTCATTGCCAAAATTGCCAGAGCCAATCGAAAAAAACCTGCTAAATTCTTAATCCCCCTATCTTATGTTTCAATACTCGGTGGTATGTGCACTTTAATTGGTACATCAACTAATATTATTACTAACGATGTTGCAACCTCATTAGGCTTACAAAGTTTTAATATCTTTGAAATTACCATTCCAGGTATGATTGCAGCTGCGATTGGAACAATCTATTTATTGCTTGTTGGTACGCGTTATATTCCTAATACACGAATTATAGATGGTAAAGATTTAAAACTCTATTCAGTTAAATTTCACCCTAAAAAAGCATCCATTGCTTTAATTGTATTAGCTTTAATTGTTCTTCTAGCTACTTTTAACCTATTTAATATTGCTTCTCTTGCCATTATCGGTGCGATTGTTGTCTTAGCCTGTCAATGTATTGGCATTAAAGAAGCATTAAAAGCTGTTGAATGGAAACTAATTCTTTTAATCTATGCTATGCTTGCGCTATCTGTCTCTGCTAATAATCTAGGTATTATTCACTATCTTGTCCATCATGCTTTTAGCATGATTGAAATTGACAACCCAATTATTCTTTTTATGTTTATCTATATTATTACAACATTATTAACCGAGATTTTAACCAATAATGCCGTTGCTATTTTAATTACACCAATTGTCATACAAATCTCATTAAGCCTTGGCTTTGAGCCGACACCTTTTATTGCTGCTGTGATGTTTGGTGCATCCGCTAGCTTTTCTACACCAATGGGCTATCAAACCAATACCTATATTTATACCTTAGGTAACTACCACCTATTTGATTTTGTTAAAGTTGGCTTACCACTAGATTTTATTGTATTTGTCAGTTTAACCATTGTCGCTTATTTTTATTGGTTTTAA